A region from the Benincasa hispida cultivar B227 chromosome 8, ASM972705v1, whole genome shotgun sequence genome encodes:
- the LOC120083102 gene encoding peroxidase 42 has protein sequence MGSKTLFFFIFLSFVAVSFRYASAQFEEDNGLVMNFYKDTCPQAEDIIKEQVRLLYKRHKNTAFSWLRNIFHDCGVQSCDASLLLDSTRRTLSEKETDRSFGLRNFRYIETIKEAVERECPGVVSCADILVLSARDGIVSLGGPYIPLKTGRRDGRKSRADILEEYLPDHNESMSVVLERFAAMGIDTPGVVALLGAHSVGRTHCVKLVHRLYPQVDPVLNPSHVEHMLYKCPDEIPDPKAVQYVRNDRGTPMILDNNYYRNILDNKGLLIVDHHLATDKRTKPYVKKMAKKQDYFFKEFSRAITILSENNPLTGTKGEIRKQCNVANKLH, from the exons ATGGGTTCCAAGACACTgtttttcttcatcttccttTCCTTTGTGGCCGTTTCTTTCAGATATGCTTCTGCTCAGTTTGAGGAAGACAATGGTCTTGTTATGAACTTTTACAAAGATACATGTCCTCAAGCTGAAGATATCATTAAAGAACAAGTTAGGCTTCTCTACAAGCGCCACAAGAACACTGCATTCTCTTGGCTAAGAAACATCTTCCATGACTGTGGTGTTCAA TCCTGTGATGCATCTCTGCTCTTGGATTCAACAAGAAGGACCTTGTCCGAGAAGGAAACAGACAGAAGCTTTGGACTTAGGAATTTCAGGTATATTGAGACCATTAAAGAGGCAGTGGAAAGGGAGTGCCCTGGAGTTGTGTCCTGTGCAGATATCCTTGTTTTGTCCGCCAGAGATGGCATTGTTTCT CTTGGAGGGCCTTACATCCCACTAAAAACAGGCAGAAGAGATGGAAGGAAAAGCAGAGCTGATATTTTGGAAGAGTATCTTCCAGACCACAATGAAAGCATGTCTGTTGTCCTTGAAAGATTTGCAGCCATGGGTATTGATACCCCTGGAGTGGTTGCTTTATTAG GAGCTCATAGTGTTGGTAGAACACACTGTGTGAAGCTGGTCCACCGGCTCTACCCACAGGTAGACCCTGTGCTGAACCCTAGCCATGTAGAACACATGTTGTACAAGTGTCCTGATGAGATCCCAGATCCCAAGGCTGTTCAGTACGTGAGAAATGATCGTGGTACACCTATGATTCTGGACAACAACTACTACAGAAACATACTTGACAACAAAGGGTTGCTGATAGTGGATCATCACCTAGCTACAGACAAGAGAACAAAGCCATATGTCAAGAAAATGGCCAAAAAGCAAGACTATTTCTTCAAGGAATTCTCAAGAGCCATTACCATCCTTTCCGAGAACAATCCTCTAACTGGCACAAAGGGTGAGATCAGGAAGCAGTGCAATGTTGCCAACAAGCTGCACTGA